The following are encoded together in the Citrus sinensis cultivar Valencia sweet orange chromosome 1, DVS_A1.0, whole genome shotgun sequence genome:
- the LOC102620397 gene encoding signal recognition particle 19 kDa protein: MDAQTARIKKWVILYPVYINSKKTIAEGRRISASKACENPTCIEIADCCQYLKIPHAIEIDKAYPRDFMQRGRVRVMLKREDGTFVNPAISSRKQLMLHVAELVPRHPNRTKKQEPASTSSNAGPSKSGKSGKKKR; encoded by the exons ATGGATGCGCAAACAGCTCGTATAAAGAAGTGGGTAATATTGTATCCCGTTTAcataaattcaaagaaaactaTTGCTGAAGGTAGGCGTATAAGCGCCAGCAAAGCATGTGAAAACCCCACTTGTATCGAAATTGCTGATTGTTGTCAGTATTTGAAAATCCCTCACGCCATTGAG ATTGATAAGGCCTATCCACGGGATTTTATGCAAAGAGGTAGAGTGAGGGTGATGCTGAAAAGGGAAGACGGGACTTTTGTCAATCCAGCCATTTCTTCGA GGAAACAGCTGATGCTTCATGTTGCAGAATTGGTACCAAGACATCCTAATAGGACTAAGAAGCAAGAGCCTGCATCCACGTCTTCAAATGCTGGTCCCTCCAAATCCGGGAAAAGTGGAAAAAAGAAGAGATAG